GAGGTGCGCCCGTACCCCGTCGAGGACGCGCCCGGCACGGTCCGCTGGGAGGTCGAGACGCTCACTATCCGGGGGCGCAGGGTCGTCGACCGCCGCACGGACGCGCCGGGCCCTTTTCCACCCCGTGCAGTTCCCCGACGGCGTGCCTGACTGGGTACGTGACCTGGCCGAGCAGGTCCTCCCCGCACAGCCACCTCCCGACGTCGCCCGCCGCGTCTTCTTCATTCCCGACTAGCAGCGAGAGCACCCATGGCCACCCTGGCGCGGCGCCCGCGCATTGCCGCGCTTGGTTGCGTTTGTTGCTGCCGACCGGTCCATGGTGTGGGGCGCCGCTCCAGGAGAGCGGTACCCACCCTCGCTCTCTCGGGCCGCTGGCCGCTTCACACTCCGCTGGCGACCGGCGTCCAGGGCTTTCCCCCCTGGCGCGGCAGTGCGCCTCGCCCTACACGACCCGCACCGGCTCAAGCACCAACTCATTGACGATCACACGGAGCGCTGACCATGACACGCAAGGACCTGACCGAGCCGGACGACTCAGCATTCATGATCGCGGCGGAACTGTGGCACTACTCCGTGAGTCGCGACCGGCTGAGCGTAAGGCGGCTGTACTGCGCGAGCCAGAACTACTCCGTTTGCCTGGACCTGATGGAAGACGCCCGCATGACGTCCGACGGCACCCAGTACGTCCTCGCTCATCGGCCCGTCACTGAGTACGGCACCGGCTACGGTTCCGGCTTCTCCAAGGGTTTCGAGCTCTACACCCTTTCCAACCACTTCGGAAACCTTGCTGCTGCGATCCGGCGCGGCGACGTGACCGTGGACCACGAGACGCTCGGGCAGTTCGGCGTCACCCTGGACATGGTCGATGCCGCAGAGGCCGCTGCCGCTGCGTCCGACGCTGAGCAGACCAAGAACGCCTGAACCACGACCCCGGCCCGGGGGAGCGGTGACTACTACCCACCTCGTTTCCCGGACCGCTTCCGCTGGCCCCGTCCTAGCCTTTCGGCCCCCGTCACCCGCCCGCGCGTGGTGTCGGGGGCCGCCCCATGCCCCCCCGATAGCGCCCGGCCCGCCGCCCGCATCGCCGAACTCCTGCGCACCTGGCGCCCCTGACCGCTGCCCCTCGCCAGACTCCACGGCATCAGACGTTCCGAACACCGCTGTTGGAGTCCTCCGTGATGGCGGCTGGGTTCCAGTGGTAGCGGCGCCAGTAGTCCATCGGCCATCCGTCCTCGATGAGGCAGATCTTGACCTGGACGGAGACCGCGCCGTCGGGGTCGGTCCATCGCCGGAAGGCCTTGGCCTCGCGCCATTCGCCGCCCACTTTGACGTGCAGCCGGACGGGCTGATGGTCCGGCGCAAAGTGCTCGATGAGCGGAAGGATCATCGCGTCGCCCTGAGGCGGTCCGTGCAGCACACGTTCAGCGTCACCAGGGCGGGCCGGGTATTCGACGGGACTTGTGCCGAAGGATCGGGTGATCATGGCGTGCGGGTCGGCCCAGACCCAGGTGTGGGTGCGCCAGCGGCCCAGACGGCCGTCCGGCAGCAGCGGCCGGATGTCAACGCGGAACGCTGTCCTTCCGTCCACATAGTCGCGCCGCTCAGAGGCCAGCCCCCTCCAGCGCTGCCCGCCGAGGCCCAGTCGGACTTCGACGAGCTGGTCGTACAGCACCGCGGCGACGGGCCTCGTCGGCAGATCCTCGGGGACGATCTCGACCGCGTCGCGCTCGATGGTCCGGTCGATCACGCTCTCCTCCCGCCTGCCGAACGTCGGCGGCTGTCGCCGGCGCGCTGAGCGTCGTCCTGGGGACCCGGCGATGCACCGGGGCGGAGCCGCGCGAGCGTCTTGCCGGCGTCGCACAGGGTGCACACGGCGGCCCCTGGCTGGGCGGCGGCCTGGAGCGCCTGCGCGGTGGTGAGATCGTAGGGGCCTGAGTGGATGGGGCAGTCCGCGGTGTGGAGGCGGGTGCGGCGCGGCCCGGTGGCGTCGTAGGCGTACCGCTCCCGCTCCACGCCCCAAAGCGTCGCGTTGTCGGCTGCGTTCAGGGTTGGTGGCGCTGGCAGATGGCGGCCGGTGCGGGCGCGGATGATCGCGTCCCGGTGTCGGGTGAGCGGGACTCCTCGGTAGGAGACGCCGTCGATCGGCCTCACATGCGACGACGGGGCGTCGAACTCGGTGTCCGCAGGCTCGGATACATCTCTGGCACCGAGCTGGGTGACAGCCCACAGGGCCACTGAGACGTGATACATCCACGCGCCGGTGGAGCTCTGCCATCGGTGGTGGAGGCGGCCGGTGAGCCCCTGGCCGTCGTGGAGCAGGATCCGGATTGGCGGCGTCGGAGTCTGTGCCGGCGGCTCTCCGTCGGCCAGGCCCTCGACGTCGTCCATGACCTACGCCGCCTTGTCTGGACTGCCTGCCCCGGACTGAGGCTCGGCCAGGCGCTTGAGGGCCATGCGCGCGTCGACCCGCTCGCCGGGCGCCAACGTGCTCCACCAGGCGTATGTGACGATCGCGGCCGAAAGCCGGATCATGCGGCGCCGCAGTCGACGCTCCAGCAAGATCTGTTCGGGCTTGTAGCCGGGGGAGTCAGCGAAGGTAATGGTCTGGGTGACCGAGCCCATCAGCTGTCGCTCGTAAGTCCGGCCCGAGCTTGGCTCGACGGACCAGGGCAGAGAGCGGCACAGCTGCTCGTACTGGGCGCGGACGCGGTGCAGCTGGAGCTGCAGGGCCTGCAGGCGGTCGGGGAAGTGGTAGGTGGTGCTCACCCGCCTAATGATACGCGTGTTCGAATTCGGTCTGCCAGAAGCACGGCGCGACCTTCAGTGACTGTGGTCGGGTAGCCGGAGACCATTGCTGATCCCCGGCCCCCTCAGAACCGGACGTGCGAGCTTTCCCCGCATCCGGCTCAAGCAAGCCCCATGGGCTTCGCAGGTCAGCAGGGTTATGTGGCCCGTTTGCCGTCGCCAGCGTGATGCTGACGGTGGCACTCGGAGTGCACGAGGCGAAGGTTGTTCCGCTCGTCCGTGCCGCCGTCTCGCCGGTAGGTGAAGTGATGCTTGTGGAGCATCTTCTTCGAGGCCGCGAACCAGTTGATCCACTCACGTGGGCTGTCCGGTTCGTATTCGGCTCCAGCGATCAGCGCCTGCTTGCAGAGAGGACAGAGCCCCTGCTGCCGGACCGCCAGGAGAAGACTCGTCTTGTCCATCGGCGGTGGCGCTTTCCTGCGGCGGCGATCCCGCCAGTACTCGGTCAGATCAGGATCGTCCGGGGACGCTCCGCCTTTGACGAGCTGGTGGCGGACGATGCCGGTCCAGGCGAACTTGATGAGGAAGGCGCCGCTGTCGCGGTCGCCGAACACCCACCGGTCTCGCCGGGACGGGTGGAACCTGCCGAAGTACCGGTCCACGACCCAGTGACTCGACTTGTTGCGGTGACGCCGCCTGGCCCATTTGAAGGTCAGCCGCCACATGTAGTGATCCAGCGACGAGAACGTCGTCGTGGACGCCACCGCCCGGTAGTAGGCCGCCCAACCGCGAACGATCGGGATCAGCCTGCGCAACACAGCCTCGGCATTGGCCCCATGCAGGGCCTTCACCTCGGTCCCTAGTCGCGCCCGGAGCCTCGCGCAAGCCGCTGTGCTCGGCTTGATGATCAGCTTTCCGCCCGTGCGGCGGACGGTGAAACCGAGGAAGTCGAACCCCTTATCGAGGTGGACGACCTGGGTCTTCTCCTCGTTGAAGCGAAGACCTCTCGGTTCCAGCCAGTCCTCCAGCCGGGCCCTGACCTGGTGCACCTGTTCCTCGTCGTGACAGAGCACGACGAAGTCGTCGGCATACCTCACCAGCACCGGAGTGCCCGGCATGGCGCCGGGCTCGCGCCCGGCCCGCACCGTGTAGTGGCACCCTGCGGCCTGTTCCAGTCCGTGCAGAGCAACGTTCAGCAACAGCGGGCTGATCACACCGCCTTGAGGAGTTCCCTCCTCGGTCGGTGCGAACCGGCCGCGGTCGATCACGCCCGCCTTCAGCCAGCCGCGGATCAGGTCCCTGGCGGGGAACTGGCCGAGCATGGTCATCAGGTGGGTGTGGTCGATGCGGTCGAACGCCGCCGACAGGTCCGCGTCCAGGACCCACAGACGTTTCGGGTTCTTGCCCTTCACCGTCCAGAAGATCGCGGATATCGCGTCCTGGCAGCTGCGGCCGGGCCGGAAGCCATAGGACCTCGGCTCGAACCGCGCTTCCCACTCGGGTTCCAGCGCGTTCTTCACGCGGGCCTGGAGGACCCGGTCACGGATGACCGGGATGCCGAGCGGTCGCTGCTTCCCGTTGCTCTTCGGGATGAACACTCGCTTGACCGGCCTGACCTTCCACGGATTCGACGACCGATGTATCTCGGCCGCCAAGATGCCTCTCGCCTTCGGCGTGAGGGCCCGTTCCCCGTCGATGCCAGCGGTCATGCGACCACTGCTCTGCTGCGTCACCCGCTTCACGCTGATCAGCGTGTTGCTGCGGCTTCGCAGCATGAGCTTCTGCAAGTTGCGGACCTTCTTGAGGTCCCCGTCCTGCGTTGCCTTGAAGATCCTCTGCCTCAGCCGCCGTACGTTCTCCTCGCAGATGGCCCAGTCGATGCCGTGCCAGTCGAGTAAGTCGTCCTCGGGTCCGTTCACCGCAGACGAGGGCGTCACAACAGGTGTCGTGATCTCCACGCTCGCCTCCGGTGTCTAACTTGTCCCTTGGTTCCGGCTTCCTTGCAGTGGTGACTTCAAAGGCTCACCTGATCCACGTGGGCGCCCTTTCGGGCCGGACCACCGGGGCCCGTATCCGGCGAGTTATGCGAGAGCGGGTGAAGGTCCCAATCTCCCGGTTTCCTCTGGCCTTTCGGCCCGCCGGCCTTCGCTTCTTGGATCTTCCTTCTCCCGCCGGGGACTTCAGCCTTCCTTGCGGTCGACCTACCAAGCCAAGGCTTGGACCCCGTCGGGGTTTCCACGTTCCGCACCAGTAAGACGCGACTGGGGTGGGCGCCCCCTCTACCCCGGGACCAGCGGTGTCCTCCCTCCGGGCTCAGTTACCCGAAGGTCACTTGGCGCCTTCCAGCACCGGGTCCTGTGACCGCCGCCAACACGCCATCGACGCGGTCTCAAAGTCACGAGGCATCATCAAGGGTTCACTTGCGTTCGCCCGTCCAGCCTTCCCCTCACCTGTTGCACCCCGATGGCCGAGGTGCCCTTGGGCTTGAACGCTCCGCTTCACACCCCGCCGTTACCAGCGACGCATGGGAGCGCGGGAACGGGCCCTGGACACTGGCCCGAAGTCCAGCCTCCTCAACTTCCCTTCATACAGCTGTCCTTGCTTACTTGGAGCGACCTCGTGTCGCACACTGAGTGCTTCGGTTGGCGGATGAGCGCTTGAGTTGGCGGGGCTGTGCGTCAGAGTTGGCGGACCCAGTGCCCGCGGTAATCCGCTTGAACGGGTGTCGGGTAGACATGCAGGCTATGGCGGTGATTCCTGAGCTGGCCCCTGGCTATCTGAGCTGGGACGAGGCGGACCCCGACCGTCATCCCTTCGACAACGCGTCTGCAACGCAGGTGGTGCACTCGCTCGGGCCGGCCCGGCGAGTGCCACGCCGCCCCGACGTCCCCTGCGCCGACCCGGCGATGAGTGCCTGGAGCTGGGGCGAGGCCAACCTCTGGGCCGACGCCATGTCGCATGCCCTCGTCCAACGCTACGGCCGCTGGGCCGTGGGCTGGCGCTGGGCGCACGACGAAGGGGACTTCGACGGAGGGCCGGTCGGAAACTGGTGTTGCCCGCGGGACTCGATCACCGCCCCGGACGAGACCCTCGCCCGTGTCGTCGCCGCGCTGTGCGAGTGGCGCGGGTGGCTGGAGACTCTGGCCGGATGGTTCGAGGCGTACCCGCTGGAGCTGGCGGCCGTCGAGGATCAGCGGATCTTGTGGGAGCGCGCCGCCCGGAACCTGATCCTGCAGGTGGTCGACCGCACCGGGTGCGGTAGCGGCTGGCACGGGCACTGCCGTCAAGTGCTCACCTGGTTCCTCAGCCGCTGGCAAGTCGCACCCGACGTCGCGGAGGATCTGGTCGGCGAGGCGATCGGCGGGCGGTTCCGGAGCTGGACCGGCCCCGACACAGTGCTGGTCGACAACGTCGCGGAGCGGCTCGCGCTGTCGCTGCGGCCGGACGACGGCACACGGTCCGCCGAGCCCGTACCGGACCACCTGGAGCGCTGGCTTGCGGTGCGCGAGGCCGTGCCGTGGCAGGAGGGCACGGACGGCGGCGCGGACGGGCCGGTGACCCCCTCGTGCGACGGCGCGGCGGAGGACATCCGCTTGTTCGACGGCGCCGTGGATCCTGCCCGCGCGGAGGGACTGCTCGCTGCCCTGGAGCTGCTGCGGGCCGACGCGGCGCGCGGTGCCCGGCTCGATTTCGAACTGCTCCGCGGCTGGCAGCAGCACGTCCTTCACACACCGCAGCCGCCGGCGTTCCGCAGCTTGCCCGCCTTCGCCAAGGGGGGCCGGGAACGCTACGGCATCGGCCCAAACACCCGCGCCCGCCTCGATGCCTGCCTGGCCGAGAGCGCAACGGACGGCGGGCGGCCCCTCCCCCTGACCGCCCGCGCCGCACGTGCTTATCTCGACGTCTGCTTCTTCCATCCCTTCGACGACGGCAACGCCCGGTCCGCCTTCCTCACCCTCCTCTTCGTCCTCGCCCGCGAGGGCGTCGCGCTCAACGGGGTCGGCCTGCTCCGTCGCATCACCTTCCAAGCCAGCGACCCCCAGGACGCGCTGATCCTCGCCCGGTACGTCGACGTCCACCTTGCGGAGACCCGACGCAGCGCCGCCTCCCTCGGCTCCTAGTACTGCAATCACAGTTGTATGTGGTTGAGTTGGTGTGTGGCTGAGCTCGGGGTGGGGTTGGTTGAGGGGTGGGCCGGGGTGCTGGCGGGGTTGCATGCCCGGTTCGCGTCGCGTTTCGTGAGGTCGGAGCCGCGTGGGCGGGCTCTTGCGTATATGCGGGGGTTGATCGCTCCGTTGGAGCGGAAGAACGGCTGGACGCTGGCGGAGCGGGCCGGTGACCGGCTGCCGATCGGGATGCAGCGCCTGCTGGGCGAGGCGGACTGGGACGCCGATGGTGTTCGTGACGACGTGCGGGACTTCGTCGTCGAGACGATCGGCGACAAGAACGCGGTCTTGATCGGTGACGACACCGGCTTCCTGAAGAAGGGCGTGCGCTCGGCGGGTGTCCAGCGGCAATATTCCGGAACGGCCGGACGGACGGAAAATTGCCAGGTCGGCACGTTCCTCGCGTACGCGTCGGCGAAGGGCCGGGCTCTGATCGACCGGGAGCTGTACCTGCCCGTCTCCTGGACGGATGACCGCGAGCGGTGCCGGGAGGCCGGCGTCCCGGACGAGGTGTTGTTCGCGACGAAGACGGAGCATTTCAAGGCCATGCTCGTGCGTGCGGTCCAGGCGGGCGTGCCGTTCGCGTGGGTCACCGCGGACGAGGCCTACGGGCAGTCGAAATCCCTCAGGTGGTGGATGGAACAGCGGGCCATCAGCCATGTGATGTGTGTGAAGACCAGCGACACCGTCATCACCCGCGGTGCGGGGGAACGCCGTGTCGACGAGCTGGTGGCCGCTCTCGCGCCACAGTCTTGGAAGCGTCTGTCCGCTGGGAAAGGATCCCATGGTGAGCGTATGTACCAGTGGGCCCGGATCCCCATCCGGATCTGGTGGGAGAACGGCCACGGCCACTGGGTCCTGGCCCGCCGCAGCCTGAAGGACCCCACTGACCTCGCCTACTACGTCTGTTACGGGCCCGTCAGCACCCGCCTGAAAGACCTGGTCAGGGTGGCCGGCGCCCGCTGGGCCGTCGAAGAGTGCTTCCAGACTGCGAAGGGCGACTGCGGCCTGGACCACTACCAGGTCCGCCTCTACCACGCCTGGTACCGGCACATCACCCTCGCCATGGCCGCCCTCGCGGCCCTGACCGCCGTCCGCGCCCACGAACTCTCAAAAGGGGCAACCACGGTGGCCTGATACCACTGTCCGTGGCAGAGATACGCCGCCTCATAGGCCACCTCCTCCACCCCGCCCACCTCACCATCCACCACCATCTGCACTGGTCACACTGGCGAAGACTCAGCCAGACACGCGCCCGCGACAGCCACTACAAACAACGCGGACACACCCCTTAACTGTGATTGCAGTACTAGGCCCACCCCGTCGCCGGGGTGGGCCTTCGCGTTCGTCGTACCCGCAACCGTCGCGCCCCGACCCGTGCCCCGCGCTGCCGCCCGGCGCGTCGTGGCCGGTCGCGGCCGTGTTGCACGGCTTGCCCCGCCCGCCGCCACAGTGCGGTCCGCCGGCCCGGGGGAGCGGTGCCCACCCATTCCCCGCTCCCTCGGCCCGCATCAGCCCTCACCGGCCGCGCCGTGCCCGGCGCCGCCGGTGAGCCCCGCCACCATCCCGGAGTCCCGACCATGACCCTTCCTGCCGCCCTGCTCGTCACCCCGCTCCCGTTCGCGCCGACCAAGTCCACGCTCTCCGAGGGAAGTACGCCCCTTCACCTGCCCGCCGACAGGCAACAGGACTGGCTGGAGGGGCAGATCGGCGGTGGGGTCAGGGCAGTCGCCTACCACCTCCACGCGTCCGTGCACGTGAACAGCAACGCCATCGTGCTCGGCCAGCAGCCCAACCCGGTCCTGTGGACCCTGGCCTGCGCCTGGCGCGACCGCATCCTGCCCTACGCACTGCACGGGCCCGCCCTGATCACCGGACGCGCCGACCTCAGCGGCACCTACCTGCCGCTGACCGGGCAGATGGCCACCCAGACGCAGGCGGCACTGAAGGCGGCGACCGGCTGGTGGCTGGAGCACGACTACGACATCCCGCTGTGGCCGGTCAACCCCGCCTCCCGCCGCTTCGCGGAGGCAGTCGCCGTGACCCGAGCCACCCTGTAGCCCGTGGAACAGAGCAGCCCCCGGCACGCGCCTTCGCGAGCCGGGGGCTGCTTCCGTACCCGTCGCTGCCCGGCGGCCCCATGCCGCACCGCGACTCTGCCGCGCGGCCCGCGCCGCCGCACGGCCTCTGCCCGTGCCGCCGCGCCGTCCGTCGCTGCCTGCCGCGGTGCGCGGAACGCCGCCTCGCGCTCCGACCTTCCCGACCAGAAGTTGCCCCTGACCCGGCAGAAAGCGTTGCGCGGCTAACTGCCCACCCTGCCAAGGTCATTCACACCCAGCCCGGACCACAACCCCCACGGGGCAAGGCCCGGCCGCGCGGCAACAGACCCAGCACCCGAGTCCGAGGGGACACACACCATGAACAAGGCACAGCTCGTCGAGGCGATCGCCGACACGATCGGCGGCCGACAGCAGGCCGCCGACGCCGTCGACGCCGTACTCGACGCCATCGTCCGCGCGGTGGTCGCGGGAGACCGGGTCTCCGTCACCGGCTTCGGCTCCTTCGAGAAGGTCGACCGCCCGGCCCGCTACGCCCGAAACCCGCAGACCGGCGAACGGGTCCGCGTCAAGAAGACCTCCGCCCCCCGCTTCCGCGCGGGCCAGGGCTTCAAGGACCTCGTCGCCGGTACCAAGAAGCTCCCCAAAGCGGGCCAGATCTCCGTCCAGAAGGCCCCCAAGGGCAGCCTGCCCGGCGGTGCCGCCACGAAGGACAAGAAGGCCACCACCCGGAAGACCGGGAAGGCGCAGAAAGCCACGGCGGCCACCACCCCGGCCCGATCGGCCGCCGCCTAGAAACCCGGCCCGCCGTCCCCTGCCGCCCCCGTGCCGCGCCCGAATGGAGACCCCTGCTGTGTCCGCCCCGTCAGCCCACCACGTGCACCGGCGATGCCACGCCACACCGTCAGACGGCCGACCCGGGATCTGCGCCAAATCCCCCGGCCACACCACCAGAACCCCCGACCCCGACCCCGACCACTTCGACCCGGACACCGAAGAGACCTGGCGCGACCACGACCCCGGCCAGTGACCCCGACCCGTTCATTGCACCCCTAACTCCCCACCCCGGCATGGTCTCGGTGTCGGGCCGGAACCCCTGCGGACTCCGCTTTCCGCTCAAGTCCGGCCCGACAC
The Streptomyces sp. NBC_01142 genome window above contains:
- a CDS encoding DUF6233 domain-containing protein; protein product: MDDVEGLADGEPPAQTPTPPIRILLHDGQGLTGRLHHRWQSSTGAWMYHVSVALWAVTQLGARDVSEPADTEFDAPSSHVRPIDGVSYRGVPLTRHRDAIIRARTGRHLPAPPTLNAADNATLWGVERERYAYDATGPRRTRLHTADCPIHSGPYDLTTAQALQAAAQPGAAVCTLCDAGKTLARLRPGASPGPQDDAQRAGDSRRRSAGGRRA
- the ltrA gene encoding group II intron reverse transcriptase/maturase → MEITTPVVTPSSAVNGPEDDLLDWHGIDWAICEENVRRLRQRIFKATQDGDLKKVRNLQKLMLRSRSNTLISVKRVTQQSSGRMTAGIDGERALTPKARGILAAEIHRSSNPWKVRPVKRVFIPKSNGKQRPLGIPVIRDRVLQARVKNALEPEWEARFEPRSYGFRPGRSCQDAISAIFWTVKGKNPKRLWVLDADLSAAFDRIDHTHLMTMLGQFPARDLIRGWLKAGVIDRGRFAPTEEGTPQGGVISPLLLNVALHGLEQAAGCHYTVRAGREPGAMPGTPVLVRYADDFVVLCHDEEQVHQVRARLEDWLEPRGLRFNEEKTQVVHLDKGFDFLGFTVRRTGGKLIIKPSTAACARLRARLGTEVKALHGANAEAVLRRLIPIVRGWAAYYRAVASTTTFSSLDHYMWRLTFKWARRRHRNKSSHWVVDRYFGRFHPSRRDRWVFGDRDSGAFLIKFAWTGIVRHQLVKGGASPDDPDLTEYWRDRRRRKAPPPMDKTSLLLAVRQQGLCPLCKQALIAGAEYEPDSPREWINWFAASKKMLHKHHFTYRRDGGTDERNNLRLVHSECHRQHHAGDGKRAT
- a CDS encoding IS701 family transposase; amino-acid sequence: MWLSWCVAELGVGLVEGWAGVLAGLHARFASRFVRSEPRGRALAYMRGLIAPLERKNGWTLAERAGDRLPIGMQRLLGEADWDADGVRDDVRDFVVETIGDKNAVLIGDDTGFLKKGVRSAGVQRQYSGTAGRTENCQVGTFLAYASAKGRALIDRELYLPVSWTDDRERCREAGVPDEVLFATKTEHFKAMLVRAVQAGVPFAWVTADEAYGQSKSLRWWMEQRAISHVMCVKTSDTVITRGAGERRVDELVAALAPQSWKRLSAGKGSHGERMYQWARIPIRIWWENGHGHWVLARRSLKDPTDLAYYVCYGPVSTRLKDLVRVAGARWAVEECFQTAKGDCGLDHYQVRLYHAWYRHITLAMAALAALTAVRAHELSKGATTVA
- a CDS encoding Fic family protein, which codes for MAVIPELAPGYLSWDEADPDRHPFDNASATQVVHSLGPARRVPRRPDVPCADPAMSAWSWGEANLWADAMSHALVQRYGRWAVGWRWAHDEGDFDGGPVGNWCCPRDSITAPDETLARVVAALCEWRGWLETLAGWFEAYPLELAAVEDQRILWERAARNLILQVVDRTGCGSGWHGHCRQVLTWFLSRWQVAPDVAEDLVGEAIGGRFRSWTGPDTVLVDNVAERLALSLRPDDGTRSAEPVPDHLERWLAVREAVPWQEGTDGGADGPVTPSCDGAAEDIRLFDGAVDPARAEGLLAALELLRADAARGARLDFELLRGWQQHVLHTPQPPAFRSLPAFAKGGRERYGIGPNTRARLDACLAESATDGGRPLPLTARAARAYLDVCFFHPFDDGNARSAFLTLLFVLAREGVALNGVGLLRRITFQASDPQDALILARYVDVHLAETRRSAASLGS